A window of the Bos indicus x Bos taurus breed Angus x Brahman F1 hybrid chromosome X, Bos_hybrid_MaternalHap_v2.0, whole genome shotgun sequence genome harbors these coding sequences:
- the LOC113888116 gene encoding nuclear RNA export factor 3-like, giving the protein MADIAPYAVPSRRQRSSFQKQEQMHINMETKQKPSERRMERDRQNETLGSWFKIIIPFGIKYDEKWLLDLIQKECSVPFIPVEFHYEKMQAQFFVENANIAGALKNVNGKIFNEDNEKISIFVEPCDAPKSVQKALKSEKVEQMKPVFPSWFPGDLMIYDIGMTWNRRNGMPASLHIHPEVRSKLSSLDQSNKKPYMVHSLSTIMENASHTKNLNLSNTEVKSAGEMDKGQQLEPEGMWVDRNATCTTSPDKSTNISTILELFPRLLSLDGQETLSGSKCATEAPKCLPTCKGSFFGSDELKSLILQFLQQYYLIHDYGDRQGLLCAYHEEACFSLTIPFHFKDPGPSSMCAYFKNSRNMKKLKDPDLRFQLLKHTKCDIVHALCGLPKTQHDLKSFMVDMWFQTQTMLCFSVNGVFKEVEGRFPGCVRSFTRTFITTPATSSSFCIVNDKLLVSDFSPKKTEPVLFIPKPKPVNSMPTFSLEQQKMVQDFSIQSGRNFQQSQK; this is encoded by the exons ATGGCTGACAT TGCTCCCTATGCTGTTCCATCCCGTCGTCAGAGAAGCAGTTTTCAGAAACAAGAGCAAATGCATATTAatatggagacaaagcaaaagccttcagagagaagaatggagagagacagacagaatgaGACCTTGGGGAGCTGGTTCAAGATTATA ATTCCCTTTGGTATAAAATATGATGAGAAGTGGCTGCTGGATTTGATTCAGAAGGAATGCAGTGTCCCCTTCATTCCAGTCGAA TTTCACTATGAAAAAATGCAGGCCCAATTCTTTGTAGAGAATGCCAACATTGCCGGTGCATTGAAGAATGTCAATGGCAAGATTTTCAATGAGGATAATGAAAAG ATATCTATCTTTGTTGAGCCCTGTGATGCACCCAAATCTGTGCAGAAAGCACTGAAGTCTGAAAAGGTGGAGCAGATGAAG CCTGTGTTTCCCTCCTGGTTTCCTGGAGACTTGATGATCTATGATATTGGAATGACATGGAACCGTAGAAATGGCATGCCCGCCTCCCTGCACATCCATCCAGAGGTCAGGTCCAAG CTTTCGTCCTTGGACCAGAGCAACAAAAAACCCTACATGGTGCATAGCCTGTCCACCATTATGGAGAATGCTTCCCACACCAAGAACTTGAATCTTTCCAACACTGAG GTGAAGTCTGCAGGGGAGATGGACAAGGGTCAACAGCTGGAACCAGAAGGGATGTGGGTTGACAGAAATGCTACGTGCACCACCTCCCCTGATAAGTCAACCAACATAAG CACCATCCTGGAGTTGTTCCCCAGGTTACTAAGCTTG GATGGCCAGGAGACACTCTCAGGGTCTAAGTGTGCTACTGAAGCCCCCAAGTGCTTACCAACATGCAAG GGAAGCTTCTTTGGATCTGATGAGCTGAAGAGTCTAATCCTGCAATTCCTGCAGCA ATATTACTTGATCCATGACTATGGGGACCGCCAGGGACTCCTGTGTGCTTATCATGAGGAAGCCTGCTTCTCCTTGACCATTCCATTCCACTTCAAGGACCCAGGCCC AAGCAGCATGTGTGCATACTTCAAGAACAGCAGGAATATGAAGAAACTCAAGGACCCTG ATCTGCGGTTCCAGCTGCTGAAACACACAAAATGTGACATTGTGCATGCCCTCTGTGGGTTGCCCAAAACTCAGCATGACTTAAAGTCCTTCATGGTGGACATGTGGTTCCAGACG CAAACAATGCTCTGCTTCTCTGTGAATGGAGTGTTCAAGGAAG TAGAAGGAAGGTTTCCTGGCTGTGTGCGTTCCTTCACCCGGACCTTCATCACTACCCCTGCCACCTCTTCCAG TTTTTGTATTGTGAATGATAAGCTGCTTGTGAGTGACTTCAGCCCCAAGaagactgagcctgtgctcttcatCCCAAAGCCTAAACCTGTCAACTCCATGCCTACCTTCTCCTTGGAGCAACAGAAAATGGTGCAGGATTTCTCCATCCAGTCTGGGAGGAACTTCCAGCAGTCTCAGAAGTGA
- the LOC113887007 gene encoding 3'-5' exoribonuclease 1-like, with amino-acid sequence MEDEQTLQPGDKAVAPARWASPGSECGDEAQRPNPEKKQWCRLDGQETKASTLITSSANDFSDPVYKEIAIMNGCINRMSKEELRAKLSEFKLETTGVKDVLKKRLKNYYKKLKLMLKESNCADSYYDYICIIDFEATCEEGNPPEFIHEIIEFSVVLLNTHTLEIEDTFQQYVRPEINTQLSDFCINLTGITQDQVDKADTFPQVLKKVIDWMKLKELGTKYKYSILTDGSWDMSKFLNIQCQLSRLKYPPFAKKWISIRKSYGNFYKVPRSQIKLTIMLEKLGMDYDGWPHSGLDDSKNVARIAVRMLQDGCELRVNEKMHAAALMSVSSSLPIEGTPAPQMPHSRK; translated from the exons ATGGAGGATGAGCAGACCCTCCAGCCTGGCGACAAGGCCGTGGCTCCCGCGCGGTGGGCGTCTCCCGGGTCGGAGTGCGGGGACGAAGCCCAGCGTCCGAATCCTGAGAAAAAGCAATGGTGTAGACTTGATGGCCAAGAAACAAAAGCATCTACGTTGATTACCTCCAGTGCAAATGATTTCAGTGACCCAGTTTACAAAGAAATTGCTATTATGAATGGTTGCATTAACAGAATGAGTAAGGAAGAGCTCAGAGCCAAACTTTCGGAATTCAAGCTTGAAACCACAGGTGTAAAGGATGTActaaagaagagactgaaaaactattacaagaagctgaagctgatgtTGAAAGAGAGCAATTGTGCTGACAGTTACTACGATTACATTTGTATTATTGACTTTGAAGCCACTTGTGAAGAGGGAAACCCACCTGAGTTCATACATGAAATAAttgaattttctgttgttttactgAATACTCATACCTTAGAAATAGAAGATacgtttcagcagtatgtgagaCCAGAGATTAACACCCAACTTTCTGACTTCTGCATCAATCTAACTGGAATTACTCAGGATCAAGTAGACAAAGCTGATACCTTCCCTCAGGTACTGAAAAAAGTCATTGACTGGATGAAATTGAAGGAATTAGGGACAAAGTATAAATATTCCATATTAACAGATGGTTCATGGGATATGAGTAAGTTCTTGAACATTCAGTGCCAGTTAAGCAGGCTCAAATATCCACCTTTTGCCAAAAAGTGGATCAGTATTCGAAAGTCATATGGAAACTTTTACAAGGTTCCTCGAAGCCAAATTAAGCTGACAATAATGCTTGAAAAACTCGGAATGGATTACGACGGGTGGCCTCACAGTGGTCTTGATGACTCTAAGAACGTAGCACGAATAGCAGTTCGAATGCTGCAAGATGGATGTGAACTCCGGGTTAACGAGaagatgcatgctgctgct CTAATGAGTGTGTCCTCTTCACTACCAATAGAGGGCACTCCAGCGCCACAAATGCCACATTCCAGAAAATAA